In Desulfovulcanus ferrireducens, the genomic window TAATTCTTTGGCTTTTTCCTTGGTAATCAAGGTGCCATTGGTGGAAATCACCGCGCGCATACCTTTGCCTACTGCATAGTGGGCCAGCTCTGTCAGGTCTTGCCGGACCAGAGGTTCACCACCAGAAAAGAGCATTACTGGAGCGCCATAAGCCGCCAGGTCGTCGATGATCTGTTTTGCCTGCTCCGTGGAAATCTCGTCTTTACCTTCAGGATCAACTGCCCGTGCATAGCAGTGGACACACTTCAGATTACATCTGCGGGTCATATTCCAGACTACCACAGGCTTTTTATCTTTGGAAAACTGTAAAAGATGAGACGGTAGTTCTTTAGACTTTCGTCCATAGCGCAAGGCATCAGATGGTTCAATATTGGCACAATAAAGTTTTGAAATTCCTATCATAATGTCCTCTTAAAAAATTTTAATTTTTTTATTGTAAAAGATTGGTCGGAGGCAAGGCCAGATGCATGCTTTCTTCCAACATTACCTTGGAAGCCTCCAAACTATGCTTTAACTCTAGCCTGGTATCAAAGGAAAGTTTTTTAAACTCTCTGTTTTGGATCAGGACTTGTAACTTTTCCACATCCTGTTTGATTTTTTTGATCCTGTTTTGAACCTGGTTGTCTTCGGGCAGGATCTGGGCAGCAATTTCAGCCATAATCAGGATTTCCTGGGCCATTTTCTGAAATTCTAGAGGCTCGATGCTTTTTCTGAGCTCTTTTTTTTCTCGATGTTGCTGCCATAATTTTTTGAGTCGGTTAAACATATTCTATCTCACGTACTCATTAGTCAGGTCTTAAAAAGAGGATGAGAATCGTAAAATTACTCCTAAGACGATACCTAAAATTATGGGCAAGAACATAGCTATAAAGACTTTGACATAACTTGTGCGGTGAATATTTTTATATCCGATAACCGTGACCACCATGGCCCAAATCCCCCCTAGCAGGGGACCAATGAAGGGGATAATTGCCAGGATCATTGGTGCACTACCATAGGTCACTGCCCTGAAAGTGCCCTGGAAGCCACTTGTTCCGGCCCGGACCAGTACAAGGAAAAGGTGATTGAAGCCGACAACCATGAATAATAATATAGTTAGTAAAATGGGGTAGAGGATAAGGATCACTGCCGAGCCAAGGCCAACTATACCCATCCCCGGAACCGCATAACCCTGGGAGCTTATCATGGGCATAAGTCCGACCATCTGCCAGATAAAATTGGCAATGGCCTGCACTTCGGCTAGAAGAAGATAGAATACAAGAGGCTTACTATAACCTGTGAGTTTCATTCGGGCAAAAAAGTTTGCTGGAGAGAGCATGGCTTCTTTTATGGTTTTGAAAAGGCCCGGGAAAAAACCGTATTTTTCCAAATGTTCCCAGGGGATATCCGCCTCGTCTTCTGCGAGACTGTCTCTATCTACCTTTTTTTGCTCCGTACCTTCGGCCATGGACTCTAATTTTTCCCAGATGTTTTCCTTGTTTTCTCCCTCCAGGTCAGATTGTCTTTTCTCTGTTGCTTTATCATTTTGTTCTATCGGAGTGGCTTCTGGCTCTTCGGAAAGCTTAAAAGATGAGCTTAAGTCTCTAAACTTAAACTTATGTCTGCATTTAGGACAAGTGGCTTGTTCTGCCTTGGGAGGGATCTTTTCCTCTGGGATATCTTGGCTAAACTGGCAGTTGGGGCAGGTAATACGCATTGTGTCTCCCTGTCTTTGCTCAGGCAAGGATTTTAGTTGTCAGTAAAAAAACTATCGTTGATATAAATGATAATGCTCATCAATTCAAAAAACAAGCTTAATTATTCATTTATAGATAATCAAGTTTAAATAATGTCCTGGGAGGTGAAAGGAGAAACGGTGAAGAGGTGAAAGGGGAAAGAGAGAAATTATTTTTTCTCTGAGTTTCATTATCCCCGGTTCACCTTTTCACCGTTTCATAATGCAAAGTGTCTGTTCTCGCAGAGCAAATTTCGACTTTTGGCAGGAGTGTCCAGAGATAGAGCAATCTGCTGGTGGTTTATGGGTGGGCAAGTTTGCTTTTTTGCACTATTTCGGCAAAAGCCGAGCCAATTTTTTTCAGGATGCCAATGACTTCATCAATAATCTCGCAGTCCATTTTCAGATTGGCTATCAGCAACCTGGTCTGACAATAATAATAAAGATTGTGTAAATTTTTTGCAACCTCACCCCCTTTTTCAGTGTTCAAGCTACCATTAAGTTCAGAAATAATGTCCAAAGCTTTAGAGATAAGGATACCTTTTTCAGCGAAATCATTTTCTTTTATCTTTTCTTTAGCTTGTTGAAGGAATTTGATGGCTGCCTCAAAAAGAAGGACCACCAGTTCTTCTTTAGTCGTAGTGTTAACTTTGGTTTGAAGATAGGCCCTGGCTGCAGTTTGCATATATTTCCTCCTTAATTTACTTTAGTAGTTGGGTTTGCCAAGCATTTTAGAAGCTATAGAGTTTAAATTATGTTTATTTACTTTTGGTGGATAGTGAGCTGACTTGTGCTGAAAGTGCGTTGCTCAAGCTGTCATAATAACCTAGTAAAGCCTCTAATCTGGCGTATCTGTTGCGCATAGAACGTTCGAAGTTGTCTATCCGTTTTTGTTCCCATGCAATTTTTTTATCGAGGTTGTCTATTGTATCATTGTAATTATCTTCCATAATATGCAGAGGCCCGTTATACGAATCAGTTAATTCCTCCAGTTTCTCAATCAGTTCACCTGTTTTACCTTTTTTTAGCCTTATCTGGCCAGAGTAGTCTCCCTGTGTCAGGTTATCTACCTGGATAGCCAGACCTTTTGATGACCCGTTCATTGATGTGATAATATTATTTGATATGCTGGCGGGTTCTCCGTCAATCGTAGCAGATGTTATGGCCCCTGTTGAATCTACACTATAAGTAACATCATATATCCCACCCTCTGTTAGCCCATCGATATGGGAATAGTAGCGGAAATTTGATGTATTGGTTGCTGGCACGAGGTCGGCGCTGAAGATTTCAGCAACGGCCTGAGGATCTTTTTGCAGTGCTTCATCAAGTTTACTCTCGTCTAATAAAAGGAGTCCTAGAGTTGGAGACCCTGTTTGTGCATCAGTAGTGATCCCTATATTGGATAGTGAAGGATAAGTGTCTTCGTTATAGTCAAAGCCTATCCCTTTGGCGGCTAAAATATTTTTTATCTGCTCCTGTATCATGTTTAGGCCATAGTTGCCGGTAAGCACGGAGCCTTTTTGTGAGACAGGATCAACTTTGCTTTGTTCTTTAATCAAAGTTAATATAGTATTTACCTGGTCGACAAACGTGCGTATTTGCTCCTTAATGGCTTCATTGTCATTGGTTACGGTAATTTTTACAGTTCCGGTATCTTTCAGATTTAAAGTAAGGCCGGTAATGACATCATCTATAGAATTGGTTTCTCGTTCAATCCAGGTAGTAGTAGGCCAACCATCAACTCTGATTTGGGAGTTTTGCGCATCCTGAGTTTCTGTAAAATCAGTAGTGGTAAAGCCTGTTAAAGGATCGGTGGCATCTGTCTCAATGGTTACTTCATATTTATCGCCCAGGTCCAGGCCCCGGAGTTGAAAATAATAATTAGTCCCATCAAAAATCAATGAGGCCCTGACTCCCGGATTATCTGCATCCTGGTTCACCAGGTTGACTAATCCCTCAAGGGTAGTGCCATCAGGAACATCGATGGAAACAGTAGTGGAGTTGTAGGTATATGAAAATATTTTTGTAGAGCCCGAGCTGTTAATGACAGCGCTCGAATCTGAATACCCATTGTTATTCATTTCGATATCATTTTGGGCCAGTTGATTGATGTCTATCGTATGGGTGCCTTCTTCTGCATCACTGCTTGCTGAGGCTGTTAGGAGGCTTTCATTGCTTGAAGTAGCGGTCTTGATAAAAAATTCTTTCATCGTATCCATGCCCGATAATGTTGACTTTAGACTGAGCATGGATGAGTTTAATTCCTGAAAGGCATCAATTTTTGCCTGTATATCCTGCTTCCGGGCTTCCAGCCTTTTTATCCGTGTGCCTTCTATCTCCACCAGCTTTTGGATCATGGTCTCAAAATCCGTACCTGAACCAAGGCCGGTGAAATGTATTTGTCCGGAAGTGAGATAATCGGTTTCCGCTACCATCGTGTGTCTCCTGGAGAAAATTTTGCCTGTACCTCAAAACATCTGCAAATTAAATGCCTGAACCAAAAAAGGCCGAACCATTCCGGCCCGGCCTTTGACTCGTTAATGAATATAAATAGTTATCCTCCTATGAGCTGCAAGGCCATCCTGGGCAGGGAATTGGCCTGAGATAGCATGGCCACAGCGGACTGAGTAAGTATTTGTTGACGGACAAACTCGGTCATTTCTGTGGCTACGTCCACATCAGATATACGAGACTCAGCAGCCTGCAGATTTTCTGCCTGGATCTGGAGATTGGCAACTGTGGACTCAAGTCTATTCTGAAGCGCACCAAGGCTGGCTCGAATATGGTCTTTTGAGACGATTGCCTGTTGGATGCCCTCCAAAGCGGCCTGAGCGAGACTCTGTGTGGAGATGGAGGCTCCACCTACATAGTCGGATCTTGCTGTGTCAGCATTGAGGCCTAAACCAAAGGCAGATGCAGTCGAAAGCCCAATAGCAACGTGATAGTAATCTTCCGCACTATCGTTGGCGGTTCCGAAGTGGACGCGCAGAGCACCAGTTGCATCCAGCCCACTTCCGTCAGAGGTCCATGTAGATTGATCTCCGGCCTGTGACAGATTTCCATTTAATAGATAAATGCCGTTAAAATCTGTGGCGTTGGCGATACGGGTAATTTCTGAGGCCATGGCCTGGTACTCAGAGTCAATGAGCAACCTTTGATCTGAGGTGTAGGTACCGGTTGCGGCCTGCTCGGCCAACTCTTTCATTCTGATCAATTTTTCGTCAATAGTTTGTAGGGCGCCGTCAGCGGTTTGAATCAGAGAAATGGCGTCATTGGCGTTACGGATACCCTGATTAACAGCCGCAATATCAGAGCGCATAAGCTCCCTGATTGCTAGGCCAGCAGCGTCATCAGCTGCTGTTCCTACTCTGAGACCCGATGACAACCTTCTGGTGGACACACCCAGTTTGCCATAAGCCATGGACAAGTTTCTAGACGCATTCATGGCCATTAAATTGTGATTAACAACTAAAGACATAGCTATTCCTCCTTGAATGTTTTTGAATGGCTTCCCTGCCATCCTTATACTTTACTCTAATAATCGGCTTATTGAGGAATAACTTTAGGATTTTTTTGCGTTTGTTGGGTTGTTGGGGGAAGGGTGCTGACCGGTATCCAATTTTGTACACAAACAAAAGGTTTTCGGATTTATAAGCCTGTGGCCGAACCTTATATTTTGGGCAGGCGTATTTAAGTACAGTAATTCAATCAAGGGCGTCCAGGCATTTTTGGACGCAAGCCTGGCAGTTAGAACATTTGCCAGGGTCTGAGCAGAGGCGAGTAAAGGCCTTGAGCCAGTCGTCCCCTGTACGCGGACAGTTTTGCACAAATTGGATGAATTGGATCAATCTTTCCAGAGCCTCGTCATCGATGTGGTGTTCCATACGGCAGGCATTGGCCTCGGCAACATCAGAAGGGAGGCCAAGAAATTTTTCCAGGAATTCGGTCAGGACCTTGTGTCTATGGACAATGCGCGCAGCCAGTCTAAAACCTTCTGGAGTCAAAGTGACTGAACTGTAGGGTTGATAATTTATCAACCTCTTTTCAGCCAGACTGCGTAAGGCTCCGGTAACCGAGGCCCTTTGTACTCCAAGACGATTGGCAATATCCTTTGGCCGGGCTTCGGACTTGGTAGATTCAAGTAAAAAAATTATCTCCAAGTAGTCTTCAAGGCTAGGAGAGAGCGTAACCATTATCTGCACCTGTCGGGAAAAAGTCTAAAATGTACTTTTTTAACCGCAGACCCACGCAGACTAACGCAGACAACTTTCATTTTGTTCGGCAGACTTTGCCGAACAAAAACCTGACGGCCTAAAAGGCCGTGGTTAGGATCAGTAACTATCACTTTCTGGGTGTAATGACAGCCGTATCCGATACGATAAAAGTCGAAATTCAAATATCCTTCCCGGCCTTTCAGGCCGGGACTAACAGTGCGACCGGCAAGTCGCCGGGAGCACTTGTCTGCGTCCGTCTGCGTGGGTCTGCGGTTAATAATAAAAGAGGGGTTCAAGCAATCTTCCCTAACCCGTACCCCTTATTCCCTATCCCTAAATTTTGTGTTCGGGCAACTTCACTTTATTTTTTAACAAATTACGAATCACGATTTACGATTTTTCGTGCTTCTTCCAGGTCCACTCCCCTGCTTTGTGCTATATTGGCCAGGTTTTCTTCGGCATCTGATGGCCGTAAATATAGGGGAGGGATCATTTTTTTGGTAAATTTGGCCTGACTCCCCTTGGCTAATAGTATATCAGGTAGAGGTTTATCCCAAGAACTGGGCAAAATTTCCCAGGAGTTATTTTGCTGGAGAACCTGATTTTTTCGTACACCACTTCCCAAAAGATAGACTTTTTTAGGTCTCATGTTAAGAATTTTTTCTAACTGAGCTAAGCTCATGGCCTTTGGCTCCGAGATGGCCTTTACTTCGGGCACCTCAAAACCCTGGGCGTACACTTGATTACGTCTGGAGTGGGTTACCACCCAGAG contains:
- the fliS gene encoding flagellar export chaperone FliS, which translates into the protein MQTAARAYLQTKVNTTTKEELVVLLFEAAIKFLQQAKEKIKENDFAEKGILISKALDIISELNGSLNTEKGGEVAKNLHNLYYYCQTRLLIANLKMDCEIIDEVIGILKKIGSAFAEIVQKSKLAHP
- the tsaB gene encoding tRNA (adenosine(37)-N6)-threonylcarbamoyltransferase complex dimerization subunit type 1 TsaB, producing the protein MNSTNAKNAILAVNGAEASLQLVLGHNQTVLLAQEIHAPGQAMKYLAPILQQALDLLNLEFSDLNGLAYVRGPGSFTGLRLVLAHIFGLARGCNLPVAALDYLPLLAQGPGPLLTGELWVVTHSRRNQVYAQGFEVPEVKAISEPKAMSLAQLEKILNMRPKKVYLLGSGVRKNQVLQQNNSWEILPSSWDKPLPDILLAKGSQAKFTKKMIPPLYLRPSDAEENLANIAQSRGVDLEEARKIVNRDS
- the fliD gene encoding flagellar filament capping protein FliD, yielding MVAETDYLTSGQIHFTGLGSGTDFETMIQKLVEIEGTRIKRLEARKQDIQAKIDAFQELNSSMLSLKSTLSGMDTMKEFFIKTATSSNESLLTASASSDAEEGTHTIDINQLAQNDIEMNNNGYSDSSAVINSSGSTKIFSYTYNSTTVSIDVPDGTTLEGLVNLVNQDADNPGVRASLIFDGTNYYFQLRGLDLGDKYEVTIETDATDPLTGFTTTDFTETQDAQNSQIRVDGWPTTTWIERETNSIDDVITGLTLNLKDTGTVKITVTNDNEAIKEQIRTFVDQVNTILTLIKEQSKVDPVSQKGSVLTGNYGLNMIQEQIKNILAAKGIGFDYNEDTYPSLSNIGITTDAQTGSPTLGLLLLDESKLDEALQKDPQAVAEIFSADLVPATNTSNFRYYSHIDGLTEGGIYDVTYSVDSTGAITSATIDGEPASISNNIITSMNGSSKGLAIQVDNLTQGDYSGQIRLKKGKTGELIEKLEELTDSYNGPLHIMEDNYNDTIDNLDKKIAWEQKRIDNFERSMRNRYARLEALLGYYDSLSNALSAQVSSLSTKSK
- a CDS encoding metal-dependent transcriptional regulator, which gives rise to MVTLSPSLEDYLEIIFLLESTKSEARPKDIANRLGVQRASVTGALRSLAEKRLINYQPYSSVTLTPEGFRLAARIVHRHKVLTEFLEKFLGLPSDVAEANACRMEHHIDDEALERLIQFIQFVQNCPRTGDDWLKAFTRLCSDPGKCSNCQACVQKCLDALD
- a CDS encoding zinc-ribbon domain-containing protein: MRITCPNCQFSQDIPEEKIPPKAEQATCPKCRHKFKFRDLSSSFKLSEEPEATPIEQNDKATEKRQSDLEGENKENIWEKLESMAEGTEQKKVDRDSLAEDEADIPWEHLEKYGFFPGLFKTIKEAMLSPANFFARMKLTGYSKPLVFYLLLAEVQAIANFIWQMVGLMPMISSQGYAVPGMGIVGLGSAVILILYPILLTILLFMVVGFNHLFLVLVRAGTSGFQGTFRAVTYGSAPMILAIIPFIGPLLGGIWAMVVTVIGYKNIHRTSYVKVFIAMFLPIILGIVLGVILRFSSSF
- a CDS encoding flagellin; amino-acid sequence: MSLVVNHNLMAMNASRNLSMAYGKLGVSTRRLSSGLRVGTAADDAAGLAIRELMRSDIAAVNQGIRNANDAISLIQTADGALQTIDEKLIRMKELAEQAATGTYTSDQRLLIDSEYQAMASEITRIANATDFNGIYLLNGNLSQAGDQSTWTSDGSGLDATGALRVHFGTANDSAEDYYHVAIGLSTASAFGLGLNADTARSDYVGGASISTQSLAQAALEGIQQAIVSKDHIRASLGALQNRLESTVANLQIQAENLQAAESRISDVDVATEMTEFVRQQILTQSAVAMLSQANSLPRMALQLIGG